In Spinacia oleracea cultivar Varoflay chromosome 5, BTI_SOV_V1, whole genome shotgun sequence, a single window of DNA contains:
- the LOC110791455 gene encoding uncharacterized protein codes for MEKLTRAWKGLYQERSKSATVLLEVVASADLWIWHAFFGTPGTCNEINVLQQSSVFDDIYQVFIPAIRMPMNPVDDLFTQRQESVRKDVERAFGVLQSRFAIIQRPALVWDGHLLWEIMLACIILHNMIVEDERDTYQNYHDMSEFEQENKTAISGSTRTNYSVQPGRFNGVGLDQYMERRADTWDKNVHNALQRDLTQHRSLAKLWPVYR; via the exons AAAACTGACGCGTGCTTGGAAAGGATTATACCAAGAAAGGAGCAAATCTGCAACGGTTCTCTTAGAAGTAGTTGCCTCTGCTGACTTGTGGATATGGCACGCATTTTTTGGAACACCTGGAACTTGCAATGAAATCAACGTGTTGCAACAATCTTCGGTGTTTGATGATATATATCAAG TGTTCATCCCAGCTATTCGAATGCCAATGAATCCCGTGGATGATTTATTCACCCAGCGCCAAGAATCTGTCCGAAAAGATGTGGAGCGTGCCTTTGGCGTTCTTCAATCACGTTTCGCAATAATACAAAGACCAGCTCTTGTATGGGACGGACACTTGTTGTGGGAGATTATGTTGGCTTGTATAATTCTTCATAATATGATTGTTGAGGATGAGCGAGATACATACCAGAATTATCATGACATGTCGGAATTTGAGCAAGAAAACAAGACAGCGATTTCCGGATCAACTCGTACAAACTATTCTGTGCAACCTGGTCGATTTAATGGTGTTGGACTTGACCAATATATGGAAAGGAGAGCTGACACATGGGATAAAAATGTTCACAATGCCTTACAAAGAGACCTGACTCAACATCGATCTTTGGCAAAATTGTGGCCCGTCTACCGATGA